A single region of the Peromyscus eremicus chromosome 16_21, PerEre_H2_v1, whole genome shotgun sequence genome encodes:
- the LOC131926102 gene encoding putative sperm motility kinase W has protein sequence MASPSEENILEKDFRILTSLGFGGYGEVKLACHLPTHTQVAVKVLEKEKNSLARINTEVEILQSVEHRNIVHFFHVIDTSTITYLIMEYVPGKDLFVFLGERHFLEEDEVRPIFQQVVSGVHFLHHKRIAHRDIKLENILMDEAGNVKLCDFGMARQLAEGQMLEGVCGSLLYLAPEILARKPYDALAVDMWSLGVLLYVLVTGQFPYEETTFDGMCRVITTTKYPIPYHLSKPCIILIEQLLKVPNQHRITICQLQERQWLGNIKEHAAPPTKEILLKVMETMCTMGYTPEEIVSSLKHKQLNNLTATFNILKYKLSCGDSHQQNQDPCLNGNPVGALQPLFPLKRRASEPAFPTSMGDGKRRKIHHAQ, from the coding sequence ATGGCCAGCCCCTCAGAAGAAAACATCCTTGAAAAGGATTTCAGAATCTTGACATCTCTAGGCTTTGGTGGATATGGGGAGGTGAAGCTTGCCTGCCACCTTCCTACACATACACAGGTGGCTGTCAAGGTcctggagaaggaaaagaattccCTGGCTCGCATCAACACTGAAGTAGAGATACTTCAATCTGTGGAACACAGAAACATAGTTCATTTCTTTCATGTTATTGACACAAGTACAATAACTTACCTGATCATGGAATATGTTCCAGGAAAGGATCTGTTTGTGTTCCTCGGGGAGAGGCATTTTCTAGAGGAGGATGAGGTTAGACCAATATTCCAACAGGTCGTTTCAGGGGTTCATTTTCTCCACCATAAACGAATTGCCCATCGTGATATTAAATTGGAAAATATCCTTATGGACGAAGCTGGCAATGTCAAGCTTTGTGACTTTGGTATGGCCAGACAGCTGGCAGAGGGGCAGATGTTGGAGGGAGTCTGTGGCTCCTTGCTCTATTTGGCTCCAGAGATTTTGGCAAGGAAACCCTATGATGCATTGGCGGTAGATATGTGGAGCTTGGGAGTCCTCCTATATGTACTGGTCACAGGACAATTTCCATATGAAGAAACCACCTTTGATGGTATGTGCAGAGTCATCACCACCACAAAGTATCCCATTCCTTACCACTTGTCAAAACCCTGCATCATCCTCATTGAACAATTACTCAAGGTCCCCAACCAGCACAGAATAACAATATGTCAGCTCCAGGAAAGACAATGGCTGGGCAACATCAAAGAACATGCAGCACCTCCAACTAAGGAAATCCTTCTCAAGGTCATGGAGACCATGTGCACCATGGGCTATACCCCTGAGGAAATTGTATCATCTCTAAAACACAAGCAACTAAATAACTTAACGGCAACCTTCAATATCCTCAAATACAAACTGAGCTGTGGGGACAGCCATCAGCAGAATCAGGATCCCTGCTTAAATGGCAACCCTGTAGGTGCTCTTCAGCCCCTTTTCCCCTTGAAGAGAAGAGCCAGTGAACCTGCCTTTCCAACAAGTATGGGagatgggaagagacgcaagaTACACCATGCTCAATAG
- the LOC131926101 gene encoding putative sperm motility kinase W → MANVINSAAGHIAINSNSVESLPGDLPSGIVSPSNCQQDKVIEMELNIMASPSEKNILEKDFRILTSLGFGGFGEVKLACHLPTHTQVAVKVLEKEKNSLARINTEVEILQSVEHRNIVHFFHVIDTSTITYLIMEYVPGKDLFVFLGERHFLEEDEVRPIFQQVVSGVHFLHHKRIAHRDIKLENILIDEAGNVKLCDFGMARQLAEGQMLEGVCGSLLYLAPEILARKPYDALAIDMWSLGVLLYVLVTGQFPYEETTFDGMCRVITTTKYPIPYHLSKPCIILIEQLLMVPSKHRITICQLQERQWLGNIKEHAALATKEILPKIMETMCTMGYTSEEIVSSLKHKQLNNLTATFNILKYKLSCGDSHQQNQDPCSNGNPVGVLRPLLPLKRRVSEPAFPTSMGDGKRRKIHHAQ, encoded by the exons ATGGCTAATGTCATCAACAGTGCTGCAGGACACATTGCAATCAACAGCAATTCTGTGGAGAGCCTGCCTGGTGATCTCCCCTCAG GTATTGTAAGTCCCAGCAATTGCCAACAAGATAAAGTgattgaaatggagttgaacatcATGGCCAGCCCCTCAGAAAAAAACATCCTTGAAAAGGATTTCAGAATCTTGACATCTCTAGGCTTTGGTGGATTTGGGGAGGTGAAGCTTGCCTGCCACCTTCCTACACATACACAGGTGGCTGTCAAGGTcctggagaaggaaaagaattccCTGGCTCGCATCAACACTGAAGTAGAGATACTTCAGTCTGTGGAACACAGAAACATAGTTCATTTCTTTCATGTTATTGACACAAGTACAATAACTTACCTGATCATGGAATATGTTCCAGGAAAGGATCTGTTTGTGTTCCTCGGGGAGAGGCATTTTCTAGAGGAGGATGAGGTAAGACCAATATTCCAACAGGTCGTTTCAGGGGTTCATTTTCTCCACCATAAACGAATTGCCCATCGTGATATTAAATTGGAAAATATCCTTATTGACGAAGCTGGCAATGTCAAGCTTTGTGACTTTGGTATGGCCAGACAGCTGGCAGAGGGGCAGATGTTGGAGGGAGTCTGTGGCTCCTTGCTCTATTTGGCTCCAGAGATTTTGGCAAGGAAACCCTATGATGCATTGGCGATAGATATGTGGAGCTTGGGAGTCCTCCTATATGTACTGGTCACAGGACAATTTCCATATGAAGAAACCACCTTTGATGGTATGTGCAGGGTCATCACCACCACAAAGTATCCCATTCCCTACCACTTGTCAAAACCCTGCATCATCCTCATTGAACAATTACTCATGGTCCCCAGCAAGCACCGAATAACAATATGTCAGCTCCAGGAAAGACAATGGCTGGGCAACATCAAAGAACATGCAGCACTTGCAACTAAGGAAATCCTTCCCAAGATCATGGAGACCATGTGCACCATGGGCTATACATCTGAGGAGATTGTATCATCTCTAAAACACAAGCAACTAAATAACTTAACGGCAACCTTCAATATCCTCAAATACAAACTGAGCTGTGGGGACAGCCATCAGCAGAATCAGGATCCCTGTTCAAATGGCAACCCTGTAGGTGTTCTTCGGCCCCTTCTCCCCTTGAAGAGAAGAGTCAGTGAACCTGCCTTTCCAACAAGTATGGGagatgggaagagacgcaagaTACACCATGCTCAATAG